The Paenalcaligenes faecalis genome has a window encoding:
- a CDS encoding c-type cytochrome, with protein MSLTEQKSQNNDDAQSVHVKNPTQIFWLAMVFLIAVGAAMFFIDQNTNDLRTGKARLDNSEGVASRIQPVAQFTLNVVEGERPLKTGKEVYEATCTTCHATGVAGAPKFGDKAAWAPYIQTGYEAMLNVALTGKGAMPAKGGNTSLKDLEVERAMVYMANEAGAAFAEPGDADGEAKPADKAEAPAADKTTSTAVAAAPAAGGIPAATAEQLATGKGLYDASCFVCHASGVAGAPKFGDKEAWAPYIETGLDAMLQIAISGKGAMPPRGTAMNASDDDLRAAILYMVEQVR; from the coding sequence ATGAGCCTTACGGAACAAAAATCTCAGAATAACGACGATGCACAATCTGTTCACGTCAAAAACCCTACCCAAATTTTTTGGCTAGCAATGGTGTTCTTAATCGCTGTTGGTGCAGCGATGTTTTTCATTGACCAAAACACCAATGACTTACGAACAGGTAAAGCACGCTTGGACAACTCCGAAGGTGTTGCCTCTAGAATCCAGCCTGTGGCTCAATTTACCCTCAATGTGGTCGAAGGCGAGCGTCCATTAAAAACAGGTAAAGAGGTTTACGAGGCAACCTGTACCACCTGTCACGCAACAGGCGTAGCTGGTGCTCCTAAATTTGGCGATAAAGCCGCATGGGCGCCTTACATTCAAACTGGCTACGAAGCCATGTTGAACGTTGCTTTAACAGGTAAGGGTGCTATGCCAGCTAAAGGCGGTAACACGTCTCTTAAAGACCTAGAGGTTGAGCGAGCTATGGTTTACATGGCAAACGAAGCCGGTGCTGCTTTTGCTGAGCCAGGTGATGCTGACGGCGAGGCAAAACCCGCTGATAAAGCCGAAGCTCCTGCTGCAGACAAAACGACAAGCACTGCGGTTGCCGCAGCCCCTGCTGCTGGTGGTATCCCTGCTGCTACAGCAGAGCAACTCGCGACCGGTAAAGGTCTCTACGATGCCTCTTGTTTCGTCTGTCATGCTTCTGGCGTAGCTGGTGCTCCTAAATTTGGTGATAAAGAAGCCTGGGCGCCTTACATAGAAACAGGTCTAGATGCCATGTTGCAGATTGCTATCTCGGGTAAAGGCGCCATGCCCCCCCGTGGTACAGCTATGAATGCATCGGATGACGATCTACGCGCAGCCATTCTATACATGGTCGAACAAGTACGTTAA
- a CDS encoding 3-hydroxyacyl-CoA dehydrogenase — translation MSAVNSIGIIGAGAMGQGIAQIAAQAGYMVRLFDVREAAITQAQDQLGKIWARQVERGRMSPEQVQQAQTNLIACTDLAQMSDVDLVVEAIVENLTVKQDLFKQLESIVSDTCILASNTSSLSITAIAQACEKPNRVAGFHFFNPVALMKVVEVIEGLRTDSSVCDQLVTIAKKMGHTPVRAKDMPGFIVNHAGRPMNIEGLKIAQEQVADFATVDAIMREQAGFRMGPFELMDLTALDVSHPVMESIYNQFYQEPRFRPSPITAVRYAGGILGRKTGEGFYRYVDGQKQLPETLPAPAHQAGLKVWLAPLHPEGYARAHALLSTLDIVLLETEEAPDDALIVVTPYGEDVATVVANFGLDAARTVALDTAFGLETGRRRVVMRSLLTDDAWTESAVALFASDGTEVSVIEDSAGFVAQRLVASIVNGACDIAQQGIATAEDIDTAVSLGLGYPHGGPLSVGDHVGGDLLLEILQSMQFVTGDMRYRPSLWLQRRVQLGVSLRTTR, via the coding sequence ATGTCCGCAGTCAATTCAATAGGGATTATCGGTGCTGGTGCCATGGGGCAAGGTATTGCACAAATTGCAGCACAGGCCGGTTATATGGTTCGTTTATTTGATGTGCGTGAAGCGGCTATTACGCAGGCCCAAGATCAGCTAGGCAAGATTTGGGCACGTCAAGTAGAGCGAGGCCGCATGAGCCCAGAGCAAGTACAGCAAGCTCAAACGAATCTAATTGCTTGTACCGATTTAGCGCAAATGAGCGATGTGGATTTAGTGGTAGAGGCTATCGTAGAAAATTTGACGGTTAAGCAGGATTTATTTAAACAGCTTGAGTCCATTGTTAGTGATACCTGTATATTGGCCTCGAATACGTCTTCACTGTCGATTACCGCCATAGCACAAGCCTGCGAAAAACCGAATCGAGTCGCAGGCTTTCACTTTTTTAATCCAGTGGCATTAATGAAAGTGGTTGAGGTAATAGAGGGCTTACGAACAGATAGTTCAGTCTGCGATCAGTTGGTCACTATTGCTAAAAAAATGGGCCATACCCCTGTACGAGCTAAAGATATGCCGGGGTTCATCGTGAATCATGCGGGTCGCCCCATGAATATCGAAGGCTTAAAAATTGCCCAAGAGCAAGTTGCTGATTTTGCGACTGTAGATGCCATTATGCGTGAGCAGGCTGGTTTTAGAATGGGGCCTTTTGAGCTGATGGACTTGACGGCGTTAGATGTGTCACATCCCGTGATGGAGTCTATTTACAATCAGTTCTATCAAGAACCTCGCTTTAGACCTTCACCAATTACTGCCGTACGGTATGCTGGTGGGATTTTAGGTCGTAAAACAGGCGAAGGATTTTATCGCTATGTGGATGGACAAAAACAATTGCCGGAGACTCTACCTGCACCAGCACATCAAGCTGGCTTAAAGGTTTGGTTGGCTCCTTTGCATCCAGAGGGCTATGCACGCGCACATGCCTTACTAAGCACACTAGATATCGTTTTGCTAGAAACCGAAGAAGCCCCTGACGATGCCTTGATCGTGGTAACTCCTTACGGAGAGGATGTGGCGACGGTTGTGGCTAATTTTGGTTTAGATGCGGCACGTACAGTCGCCTTAGATACAGCTTTTGGCTTAGAGACAGGTCGTCGTCGCGTAGTGATGCGTTCTTTACTTACTGATGATGCATGGACAGAAAGTGCTGTGGCGCTATTTGCTAGCGATGGCACAGAGGTGAGTGTGATAGAGGACTCCGCAGGTTTTGTAGCGCAGCGTTTGGTGGCCTCAATCGTGAATGGCGCGTGTGACATTGCACAGCAAGGTATTGCTACAGCAGAGGATATTGATACGGCGGTTTCTTTAGGACTTGGCTACCCACACGGAGGCCCACTTTCTGTAGGGGATCATGTAGGGGGCGATTTGCTTTTAGAAATTTTGCAGTCCATGCAATTTGTGACAGGGGATATGCGTTATCGCCCTAGCTTATGGTTGCAGCGTCGAGTGCAATTAGGGGTATCTTTACGTACAACACGCTAA
- a CDS encoding xylulose 5-phosphate 3-epimerase, producing MANSMISRWQQGYGPIQHSQETQMAIAQMAQQLVDEAKQPNTEAVYEKLIALDHLTAAGMWLVVHMTYANRVRLDGSALEADDFKVQPEGHTGGALNMVPAYAAYMTLNALTGETRAWLMGQGHSVAAIESINVLLNNLHPEQEQAYGGGEAGLNRLLQDFYGYGLAADGSASAPLGSHVNPHTAGGIIEGGYLGFAELQYAHMPLPGEKLVAFLSDGAAEEQRGSDWIPRWWRAEDSGAALPIMIANGRRIEQRTQMGTLEGLSDFIDHLKGCGFDPIAFDGRDPAMFVYTLWDMEQRLKQRVQLVEAGHLQYPLSIPYGIAHTTKGFGFYGADENAAHNLPLPANPHVDETARQLFNKYAKPLWVNPTDLARSLTILQTHQAQQRVLERDNPVANRHPVEPVLPELHFVDKGTMSSPMAALDRYFVELVEKNPQLRPRVGNPDELASNRLLSVLKTLKHRVSDPEGDNESIHGAVITALNEEAVVSACIGNQSGLNLVASYEAFCVKMLGALRQRIIFARQQKEIGRPAQWISWPVVATSHTWENGKNQQSHQDTTFAEALLGEMSDVSRVIFPADYNSFMAVLPSIYASRGQIACVVAPKRERAAYLTPEQARLLARDGAVVLDEYHGQEPVLLFANGSYQLEQIQVAAQRLKDQGHGYRLVYIQEPGKLRHARDVYELEQVIIPEKLAELCPDYFVHRIALTHMRPEVFRGHLWHLFPHVFTSSVLGYINRGGTLDEFGMQFANNATWAHVLKAYAHSTKTKLQDYLTSTEVDAVLGVGDPLVLKTY from the coding sequence ATGGCAAACTCGATGATTTCTCGTTGGCAGCAGGGTTATGGGCCAATTCAACATAGCCAAGAGACGCAAATGGCGATTGCTCAGATGGCGCAACAGTTGGTGGACGAGGCGAAGCAGCCAAATACAGAGGCCGTATATGAAAAGCTGATTGCCTTGGATCATTTGACGGCAGCGGGAATGTGGCTGGTTGTACATATGACCTATGCTAATCGGGTGCGATTGGACGGTTCAGCCTTAGAGGCAGATGATTTTAAAGTGCAACCAGAAGGCCATACTGGTGGCGCCTTAAATATGGTGCCTGCTTATGCTGCCTATATGACGTTAAATGCACTCACCGGTGAGACTCGTGCTTGGCTTATGGGGCAAGGTCATAGCGTAGCTGCGATTGAGTCCATTAATGTGCTTTTAAATAATTTACATCCTGAACAGGAACAGGCCTATGGTGGGGGTGAGGCTGGCTTAAACCGGTTATTGCAGGATTTTTATGGTTATGGCTTAGCCGCTGATGGTTCTGCTTCTGCTCCCTTGGGGAGTCATGTGAATCCACATACGGCAGGTGGGATTATCGAAGGTGGTTATTTAGGTTTTGCTGAGTTGCAATATGCACATATGCCATTGCCCGGCGAAAAGTTAGTCGCTTTTTTATCGGATGGTGCAGCAGAAGAGCAGCGAGGCAGTGATTGGATTCCACGTTGGTGGCGAGCAGAGGATTCGGGGGCAGCCTTACCAATCATGATCGCCAATGGTCGTCGAATTGAGCAACGTACACAAATGGGCACCTTAGAGGGGTTAAGTGATTTTATCGATCATTTGAAAGGGTGTGGCTTTGATCCTATTGCGTTTGATGGTAGAGATCCGGCTATGTTTGTTTATACGTTATGGGACATGGAACAACGTTTAAAACAACGTGTGCAATTAGTGGAAGCGGGACATCTGCAGTATCCGCTGTCGATCCCGTATGGTATAGCACATACAACAAAGGGGTTTGGGTTTTATGGTGCGGATGAAAATGCCGCTCATAACTTACCCTTGCCCGCTAATCCCCATGTAGATGAAACGGCGCGCCAGCTCTTTAATAAGTATGCAAAACCATTATGGGTGAACCCTACAGACCTCGCTCGTAGTTTGACGATCTTACAAACACACCAAGCGCAGCAGCGTGTATTAGAAAGAGATAATCCCGTTGCGAATCGTCATCCAGTAGAACCGGTATTACCTGAACTCCACTTTGTGGATAAAGGCACAATGAGTAGTCCGATGGCAGCGTTGGATCGTTATTTTGTGGAGTTGGTAGAGAAGAATCCGCAGTTACGTCCTCGGGTCGGAAATCCAGATGAACTGGCAAGCAATCGTTTATTGAGTGTCTTAAAAACCCTCAAGCATCGAGTTAGTGATCCAGAAGGGGATAATGAATCCATTCATGGTGCTGTGATTACAGCACTCAACGAAGAGGCCGTTGTATCAGCATGTATAGGTAATCAGAGTGGGTTAAACCTAGTCGCTAGTTACGAGGCGTTTTGTGTAAAGATGCTTGGGGCTTTACGTCAGCGTATTATTTTTGCTCGTCAACAAAAAGAAATAGGTCGTCCTGCCCAATGGATTAGCTGGCCAGTGGTGGCGACGTCTCACACTTGGGAGAATGGTAAGAACCAACAGTCTCATCAAGACACGACGTTTGCCGAAGCCTTATTAGGTGAAATGAGTGATGTGTCTAGGGTGATTTTTCCGGCAGATTACAATAGTTTTATGGCGGTATTACCATCTATTTATGCGAGTCGTGGGCAGATTGCTTGTGTGGTTGCCCCTAAGCGTGAACGGGCCGCGTACTTAACACCAGAACAAGCAAGGCTTTTGGCAAGGGATGGGGCGGTAGTGCTGGATGAGTATCATGGACAGGAGCCGGTGCTGTTATTTGCAAATGGTAGCTATCAGCTAGAGCAAATACAGGTTGCGGCCCAACGCCTTAAAGATCAAGGGCATGGCTATAGATTAGTGTATATTCAGGAGCCAGGTAAACTACGTCACGCACGAGATGTCTATGAGCTAGAGCAGGTGATTATCCCTGAAAAGTTAGCCGAACTATGTCCTGATTATTTCGTACACCGTATTGCGTTAACGCACATGCGCCCAGAGGTGTTTCGTGGCCATTTGTGGCATTTGTTTCCACATGTTTTCACCAGTTCCGTGTTGGGTTATATCAATCGTGGTGGGACATTAGATGAGTTTGGTATGCAGTTTGCAAATAATGCAACATGGGCACATGTGTTAAAAGCATATGCACACAGTACCAAAACAAAATTGCAGGACTATTTAACTTCCACAGAGGTGGATGCAGTGCTGGGGGTAGGTGATCCCTTAGTATTAAAAACGTATTAA